A part of Deinococcus metalli genomic DNA contains:
- a CDS encoding MarR family winged helix-turn-helix transcriptional regulator: MTAAAPSSQPTDAPAESDPTFPASFLNHLGFVINKVGERLNRQAEQVTLPHGLNVRQYGLLLLLQREGPQAQIVLSQRVGVDRTSVMRTVDLLEQRGLVRRDADPSDRRKHSVALTDAGTALLEQTLADVHRAEGEVTAALSAEEQALLLGLLTRLLPH, translated from the coding sequence ATGACCGCGGCCGCGCCTTCAAGTCAACCCACCGACGCCCCCGCCGAGAGCGACCCCACCTTTCCGGCGAGCTTCCTGAACCACCTGGGCTTCGTGATCAACAAGGTCGGAGAACGGCTCAACCGACAGGCCGAACAGGTCACCCTGCCCCACGGGCTGAACGTCCGTCAGTACGGACTGCTCCTGCTGCTCCAGCGTGAGGGACCGCAGGCGCAGATCGTGTTGAGCCAGCGGGTGGGGGTGGATCGCACCAGTGTCATGCGCACGGTCGACCTGCTCGAGCAGCGTGGCCTGGTGCGTCGTGATGCCGATCCCAGCGATCGCCGCAAGCACAGCGTGGCCCTGACCGACGCCGGTACGGCCCTGCTGGAGCAGACCCTGGCCGACGTCCATCGGGCGGAGGGCGAGGTGACCGCCGCCCTCTCGGCCGAGGAACAGGCCCTGCTGCTGGGCCTCCTCACCCGCCTGCTCCCCCACTGA
- a CDS encoding NmrA family NAD(P)-binding protein, whose protein sequence is MAQTVLLVGATGMLGGRIAHHLLLQPDTTVRLLVRAADTPARLAALRPLRDQGAQLIVGDLADTASLDRATQEIDVIISAVQGGPEVIVGGQVALAQSGARQGVRRMLPSDYALDLFNATPGEHAMFDLRRTADEQIAATGIEQVNVLQGAFMEMFAPGAGVFDYDAGTVSFWGDGRQLIDATSVEDTARMVARVALDLGVPAGKFAFAGDRISLLDAARVIEHQTGQPFALHSLGSEAELRAAHTAALQDTSNPYASVMLAYQLYMLTGQTNLTHLQNDRYPDMPLETFTQFAARALPHTSVA, encoded by the coding sequence ATGGCTCAGACCGTCCTGCTCGTCGGAGCCACCGGCATGCTCGGTGGCCGCATCGCCCATCACCTGCTCCTCCAGCCCGACACCACGGTGCGGCTGCTCGTCCGGGCCGCGGACACCCCAGCCAGGCTCGCTGCCCTCCGGCCCCTGCGTGACCAGGGTGCTCAGCTCATAGTCGGCGACCTCGCCGACACGGCCTCGCTCGACCGGGCCACCCAGGAGATCGACGTCATCATCTCTGCCGTGCAGGGCGGTCCTGAGGTGATCGTGGGCGGTCAGGTGGCGTTGGCCCAGAGTGGCGCCCGCCAGGGTGTACGCCGGATGCTGCCCTCGGACTATGCCCTCGACCTGTTCAATGCCACCCCCGGCGAGCACGCGATGTTCGACCTGCGCCGCACGGCAGACGAGCAGATCGCGGCCACAGGGATCGAGCAGGTCAACGTCCTCCAGGGCGCGTTCATGGAGATGTTCGCGCCTGGCGCCGGTGTTTTCGACTATGACGCCGGCACCGTAAGCTTCTGGGGGGACGGGCGCCAGCTCATCGACGCCACCAGCGTAGAAGACACCGCCCGGATGGTGGCGCGCGTCGCACTCGACCTGGGCGTGCCGGCGGGCAAGTTCGCGTTTGCAGGTGACCGCATTTCACTGCTCGACGCGGCCCGCGTCATCGAGCACCAGACCGGGCAGCCCTTCGCGCTCCACTCACTGGGTTCTGAAGCGGAGCTGCGCGCTGCACATACGGCTGCCCTTCAGGACACCTCGAATCCGTATGCTTCCGTGATGCTCGCCTATCAGCTGTACATGCTTACAGGGCAGACGAACCTGACACACCTCCAGAACGACCGCTATCCGGACATGCCTCTGGAGACCTTCACGCAGTTCGCCGCGCGGGCCCTGCCGCACACCTCGGTGGCGTGA
- a CDS encoding cupin domain-containing protein, protein MTDSTPSLALPGSVGFLHSVDSAPAYWWLDILWIVLADAPATGGRFSLMEEWLPQGAGTGPHKHTWSDETYYMLDGEITFLIGDEIRVARTGDFLMVPRDTRHAFRVESETARFLNGYTPASLEAAVIEMAMPAPERVIPPKGATPPPAMTPALMRRYGMDTVPGPDPLHPEGH, encoded by the coding sequence ATGACCGATTCAACGCCTTCTCTGGCCCTCCCTGGCTCCGTCGGCTTTCTTCATAGCGTCGACTCTGCTCCCGCCTACTGGTGGCTGGACATCCTCTGGATCGTCCTGGCGGACGCCCCAGCCACCGGTGGCCGCTTCTCCCTGATGGAGGAGTGGTTGCCCCAGGGTGCCGGCACCGGTCCGCACAAGCACACCTGGTCAGACGAAACGTACTACATGCTGGACGGCGAGATCACCTTCCTGATCGGCGACGAGATCAGGGTCGCCCGCACGGGTGACTTCCTGATGGTGCCCCGCGACACCCGACATGCGTTCCGGGTCGAGAGTGAAACGGCCCGCTTCCTGAATGGCTACACTCCTGCCAGTCTGGAGGCCGCTGTGATCGAGATGGCGATGCCCGCTCCCGAACGCGTGATCCCCCCCAAAGGCGCCACCCCGCCGCCGGCCATGACTCCTGCCCTGATGCGGCGCTACGGCATGGATACCGTGCCTGGACCAGATCCACTCCATCCGGAAGGTCACTGA
- a CDS encoding NmrA family NAD(P)-binding protein encodes MTNPDIVLAGAAGDLGTRIARALVRRGDTVRALVRPDLAPGDRAHLTGLGVTLTPADPADVSSLAAVMQGATCVVSALNGLHEVIVDRQRVLLEAAVRAGVPRFIPSDYSEDFTATTPGDNRNLDLRREFMTLADQTPLQVTSILNGAFMDMLGAEMPIIQPRIHRVLYWISADQPLDFTTKDDVAAYVAAAALDDTTPRFLRIAGDTLSARELARVLSDVTGEPYRTLHVGNLGLLGLMIKVAQRVAPQPGEPFPAWQGMQYMRDMFSGRGKLQPLDTDRYPEVRWTSVHEQLSNHRPG; translated from the coding sequence ATGACGAATCCTGACATCGTGTTGGCCGGTGCCGCCGGTGACCTCGGCACCCGGATCGCCCGCGCTCTCGTCCGCCGCGGCGATACAGTGCGGGCCCTGGTGCGTCCCGATCTCGCACCGGGTGACCGTGCCCACCTGACGGGCCTGGGCGTGACCCTCACGCCCGCCGATCCAGCGGACGTCTCGTCCCTGGCCGCCGTGATGCAGGGCGCCACCTGTGTCGTCTCCGCACTCAACGGCCTGCACGAGGTCATTGTGGATCGCCAGCGCGTGCTGCTCGAGGCGGCGGTGCGGGCAGGAGTGCCGCGCTTCATCCCCTCGGATTACTCGGAGGACTTCACCGCCACCACGCCAGGCGACAACCGCAACCTCGACCTGCGGCGCGAATTCATGACGTTGGCCGACCAGACTCCCCTCCAGGTGACGTCGATCCTGAATGGCGCCTTCATGGACATGCTGGGCGCCGAGATGCCGATTATCCAGCCCAGGATTCACCGGGTGCTGTACTGGATCAGCGCCGACCAGCCGCTGGACTTCACCACCAAGGATGATGTGGCGGCCTATGTGGCGGCGGCAGCGCTGGACGACACCACGCCACGGTTCCTGCGGATCGCCGGTGACACGCTCAGCGCGCGGGAGCTCGCCCGGGTGCTGAGCGACGTGACGGGTGAACCGTACAGAACGCTGCATGTCGGCAATCTGGGCCTGCTGGGGCTGATGATCAAGGTGGCGCAGCGGGTCGCCCCCCAGCCTGGCGAGCCGTTTCCGGCGTGGCAGGGCATGCAGTACATGCGCGACATGTTCAGCGGGCGGGGCAAGCTCCAGCCGCTCGACACGGACCGGTATCCGGAGGTGCGCTGGACGTCCGTGCACGAGCAGTTGAGCAACCACCGACCGGGGTGA
- a CDS encoding substrate-binding domain-containing protein gives MTVIAQDATRLGRMAAQLVIDAVTGTARGVGVHRLPTTLISRGSCQPPST, from the coding sequence CTGACAGTCATCGCGCAGGACGCCACGCGCCTGGGCCGCATGGCCGCACAACTGGTCATTGACGCCGTCACTGGCACGGCACGCGGGGTGGGCGTTCACCGCCTCCCGACCACCCTGATCTCGCGCGGGTCTTGCCAGCCACCCAGTACGTGA
- a CDS encoding phosphonate C-P lyase system protein PhnL: MTLLDVRNLSKHFDVHHTGRRIPAFTQLTFQVQAGEFLLVAGPNGVGKSTLLRTLYRTYRPTGGQALYHSLLGSIDLVRAADVDITLLRRREVGMVSQFLRPRPRVTAVDLVAEPLLDDGRPDAHDQAKDLLGTFGLKRDLWTAYPSTFSGGEQQKVNLARALILPARLLLLDEPTASLDAVARTALRERLTQLKKDGTALIGVFHHPEDMAGLIDRALTLRADAAG; this comes from the coding sequence ATGACCCTGCTCGATGTCCGGAACCTCAGCAAACATTTCGACGTGCACCACACCGGTCGGCGTATCCCCGCCTTCACGCAGCTCACCTTCCAGGTTCAGGCTGGCGAATTCCTGCTGGTGGCCGGGCCGAACGGCGTCGGGAAGAGCACCCTGCTGCGCACGCTTTACCGCACCTATCGGCCGACCGGCGGGCAGGCGCTGTACCACTCGCTCCTGGGCAGCATCGATCTGGTTCGCGCGGCGGACGTGGACATCACCCTGCTGCGGCGCCGCGAGGTCGGGATGGTTAGCCAGTTCCTGCGCCCGCGACCGCGGGTGACGGCCGTGGATCTGGTGGCTGAGCCCCTGCTCGACGACGGCCGGCCGGACGCCCACGACCAGGCCAAAGACCTGCTGGGCACCTTCGGACTCAAACGCGACCTGTGGACGGCCTACCCCAGCACCTTCAGCGGCGGCGAGCAGCAGAAGGTCAATCTCGCGCGCGCCCTGATTCTACCAGCCCGGCTGCTCCTGCTCGACGAGCCCACTGCGAGTCTCGACGCCGTCGCCCGGACGGCCCTGCGTGAGCGGCTGACCCAGCTCAAGAAGGACGGCACGGCCCTGATCGGCGTGTTCCACCACCCGGAGGACATGGCGGGGCTGATCGACCGGGCGTTGACCCTGCGCGCCGATGCTGCAGGCTGA
- a CDS encoding metallophosphoesterase family protein has translation MRIGLIADIQGNRHALDAVLAELGRFEVYTTLCAGDLVGYAAHPNDLVLRLRAEAIPSVLGNQDQACGWRLTRANLTPGTPHTEILRRAALEWTQAELLEEHRAYLRGLPRLMRLPLAGHSVTVLHGGLSRLDEQLTPDVPAVLEALARQLKSDVVILGHSHQAFVHSCAETLIINPGSVGRSVNGDPRARFAVLDLANLHVELCRVDYDLAGATDAILRSALPMELGLLLARGQAARGEARAQRPSKEHP, from the coding sequence GTGAGGATCGGCCTGATTGCGGACATCCAGGGCAACCGGCATGCGCTGGACGCCGTGCTGGCCGAACTGGGCCGGTTCGAGGTGTACACGACCCTGTGCGCCGGCGACCTGGTGGGCTATGCCGCCCACCCGAACGACCTGGTGCTGCGCCTGCGGGCCGAGGCCATTCCCAGCGTGCTGGGCAACCAGGATCAGGCGTGTGGCTGGCGGCTGACCCGCGCGAACCTCACGCCCGGCACGCCGCACACGGAGATCCTGCGCCGCGCCGCGCTGGAGTGGACGCAGGCCGAGCTGCTCGAGGAGCACCGGGCGTACCTGCGCGGCCTGCCCCGCCTGATGCGCCTGCCCCTGGCCGGGCACAGCGTCACGGTGTTGCATGGCGGGCTGAGTCGCCTCGACGAACAGCTCACCCCGGACGTTCCCGCTGTCCTCGAAGCGCTGGCGCGGCAGCTGAAGTCAGACGTGGTGATACTCGGCCATTCCCACCAGGCCTTCGTGCACTCCTGCGCCGAGACCCTGATCATCAACCCGGGATCCGTGGGGCGCAGTGTGAACGGCGACCCACGCGCCCGATTCGCGGTGCTCGACCTGGCGAACCTCCACGTGGAGTTGTGCCGGGTGGATTACGACCTGGCGGGCGCGACCGATGCCATCCTCCGCAGTGCCCTGCCCATGGAACTCGGCCTGCTGCTGGCCCGTGGGCAGGCGGCCCGCGGCGAGGCCCGAGCCCAGCGGCCCTCCAAGGAGCACCCATGA
- a CDS encoding DapH/DapD/GlmU-related protein → MPASRLTVQPTVHPSAVVQDCRLGAWTEVAAGCHLTDMVLGDYSYVMEGVQAIHSVVGKFCSVAAGVRLNPGNHPLERPTAHHLTYRAADYGLGEDDEAFFERRRARPVTLGHDVWIGHGVTVLSGVTVGTGAAVGAGAVVTRDVAPYTVVAGVPARFLRRRFDEPTADRLLASAWWDWTHEQLRERLDDLRGNVHTFVERYA, encoded by the coding sequence ATGCCCGCGTCCCGCCTGACCGTCCAGCCCACCGTGCACCCGAGCGCCGTCGTCCAGGACTGCCGCCTGGGCGCGTGGACGGAGGTCGCGGCAGGGTGCCACCTCACCGACATGGTGCTGGGCGACTACTCCTACGTGATGGAAGGCGTCCAGGCGATTCACAGCGTGGTCGGGAAGTTCTGCTCGGTCGCGGCCGGCGTCCGCCTGAATCCCGGCAACCACCCGCTGGAACGTCCCACCGCACACCACCTGACCTACCGCGCTGCCGACTACGGCCTGGGTGAGGACGACGAGGCGTTCTTCGAGCGCCGCCGCGCCCGACCGGTGACCCTCGGGCATGACGTGTGGATCGGCCACGGCGTCACGGTGCTGTCCGGCGTGACCGTCGGCACCGGGGCGGCCGTCGGCGCCGGCGCGGTCGTCACGCGGGACGTGGCCCCGTACACCGTGGTGGCAGGCGTGCCCGCCCGGTTCCTGCGTCGGCGCTTCGACGAACCGACCGCCGATCGGCTGCTGGCCAGCGCGTGGTGGGACTGGACGCATGAGCAGCTCCGTGAGCGCCTGGACGACCTGCGTGGGAACGTCCATACCTTTGTGGAGCGATACGCGTGA
- a CDS encoding ATP-binding cassette domain-containing protein, with protein sequence MTAELPGDLLAPQLMLAPPVLRARGLTRSYGSVTALAGVDVTVHPREVLGIVGESGSGKSSLLRVLNLEEGVDAGTYHLDVPGNAGRDLLSLSRFERRELRVRHIGIVYQNPYLGLRMRHTSSGNVAERLVLAGERSFAALREAGRVSLAASEFPLARLDDPPIELSGGMQQRVQLAKAIALRPALLLLDEPTTGLDVSVQALVLDTLRRVRRELDVAMVIVSHDLGVIRTLADRVMVMRGGQVVEVGLVDQVLEDPLHPYTQQLVHAKL encoded by the coding sequence TTGACCGCTGAGCTTCCCGGTGATCTGCTGGCGCCGCAGCTGATGCTCGCACCGCCGGTGCTGCGGGCGCGTGGCCTCACGCGCTCGTATGGTTCGGTCACGGCCCTCGCCGGCGTGGACGTGACCGTGCACCCCCGCGAGGTGCTGGGCATCGTGGGCGAGAGCGGCAGCGGCAAGAGCAGCCTGCTGCGCGTCCTGAACCTCGAGGAGGGCGTCGACGCGGGCACCTACCACCTGGACGTTCCTGGCAACGCTGGCCGTGACCTGCTGAGCCTGTCGCGCTTCGAGCGGCGTGAGCTGCGCGTGCGGCACATCGGGATCGTGTACCAGAATCCGTACCTGGGCCTGCGCATGCGGCATACCTCATCCGGGAATGTCGCCGAGCGCCTGGTGCTGGCGGGAGAGCGGTCCTTCGCGGCGCTGCGCGAGGCCGGACGGGTGTCGCTCGCCGCGTCCGAGTTTCCGCTGGCCCGGCTGGATGATCCTCCGATCGAGCTGTCGGGCGGTATGCAGCAGCGGGTGCAGCTCGCCAAGGCCATCGCGCTCAGGCCCGCCCTGCTGCTGCTCGACGAGCCCACCACCGGCCTGGATGTCAGCGTGCAGGCCCTGGTGCTCGACACACTGCGGCGCGTGCGGCGTGAACTGGACGTAGCCATGGTGATCGTGTCCCACGATCTGGGCGTAATCCGCACCCTGGCCGACCGCGTGATGGTCATGCGCGGCGGGCAGGTGGTGGAGGTCGGTCTGGTGGATCAGGTGCTCGAGGATCCGCTGCACCCCTACACCCAGCAGCTCGTGCACGCCAAGCTGTGA
- a CDS encoding alpha-D-ribose 1-methylphosphonate 5-phosphate C-P-lyase PhnJ gives MTSASPSTPTLADLAHPWQDHTYAFLDESAKRELRRSMLRAVALPGHQIPYASREVPIARGWGTGGLQATLALVGPDDTVKVIDQGADDSVNAANLRRFIARMTGVPTTTDATQATLIQSRHRVPEEVLRAGQVLVLQVPDPEPLRAVESDISAARQLHADADYGLMWLGLYEQLVQYGWIIQGASYPALVHGRYVISPSPIPRWDVPKLHQAAHLTILSAGREKRLYAVPPYTDVRPLQFDDVPYRVEDMAGKACFRTGARQKFMNELPQDDGSSRFELSDAGYGETLLRRQQGEATAPGATYFDDEGRFYHDGVLDR, from the coding sequence ATGACCAGCGCCTCGCCTTCCACGCCGACCCTCGCTGACCTCGCCCATCCCTGGCAAGACCATACCTACGCCTTCCTGGACGAGTCGGCCAAGCGGGAGCTGCGCCGCAGCATGCTCAGGGCGGTCGCGCTGCCGGGGCACCAGATCCCGTATGCGAGCCGTGAGGTGCCCATCGCGCGCGGCTGGGGCACCGGCGGGCTCCAGGCCACGCTCGCCCTGGTCGGCCCGGACGACACCGTCAAGGTGATCGACCAGGGCGCCGACGACTCCGTGAACGCCGCGAACCTGCGCCGCTTCATTGCCCGCATGACCGGGGTGCCCACGACCACCGACGCCACCCAGGCCACGCTGATCCAGTCCCGCCACCGCGTACCGGAAGAGGTATTGCGCGCCGGGCAGGTGCTGGTGCTGCAGGTGCCAGATCCCGAACCGCTGCGCGCCGTGGAGAGCGACATCTCTGCCGCGCGGCAGCTGCACGCCGACGCCGACTACGGGCTGATGTGGCTGGGCCTATACGAGCAGCTGGTGCAGTACGGCTGGATCATCCAGGGCGCGAGCTACCCGGCGCTGGTGCACGGCCGCTACGTCATCAGCCCGAGTCCCATTCCGCGCTGGGACGTGCCGAAACTGCACCAGGCCGCCCACCTGACGATTCTCTCGGCCGGACGCGAGAAGCGGCTGTACGCCGTGCCGCCCTATACCGACGTGCGGCCCCTGCAATTCGACGATGTGCCCTACCGGGTCGAGGACATGGCCGGCAAGGCGTGCTTCCGCACCGGGGCGCGGCAGAAGTTCATGAACGAGCTGCCCCAGGACGACGGCAGCTCGCGCTTCGAGCTGTCCGACGCCGGCTACGGCGAGACGCTGCTGCGACGTCAGCAGGGCGAGGCCACCGCGCCAGGCGCCACCTATTTCGACGACGAGGGGAGGTTCTACCATGACGGCGTCCTTGACCGCTGA
- a CDS encoding carbon-phosphorus lyase complex subunit PhnI produces the protein MAYVAARGGEAAILEAEALFHGLNGPLTPARVQAVQDALPYLLDRVMGEASLYAPELAALALAQTGGDLYEATLLLRAYRTTQPRLAYARITEQGGVLTVRRISAAFKDIPGGQVLGPTLDYSHRVLDLGVIQRGETRHMVVKAAAAPAPRHYPALADWQRAAGLLPPVTPEDVSPDQIPDQTREPLLFPAPRAQLLQGLARSDTGGTLALGYSIMRGYGLIHPTVNEVRLGYADVQLIHPVTGTVFSAGRVRVSQAEIVTEFAGDGARPELALGFSATLGWNEVKTIAAATLDMNMNRQAHSGAPTHPAHTPEFVLYHTEGVEASGFCIHFKLPHYVTFQSALEAMRQVRADPGAVNRTAAEAGA, from the coding sequence ATGGCGTACGTCGCCGCCCGGGGCGGAGAGGCCGCCATCCTCGAGGCCGAGGCCCTCTTCCACGGGCTCAATGGCCCCCTGACCCCGGCGCGGGTGCAGGCCGTGCAGGACGCCCTGCCCTACCTGCTCGACCGCGTGATGGGCGAAGCGTCACTGTATGCGCCGGAGCTCGCGGCGCTGGCGCTGGCGCAGACCGGCGGCGACCTCTACGAGGCGACGCTGCTGCTGCGCGCCTACCGCACCACCCAGCCCCGGCTCGCGTACGCCCGCATCACCGAGCAGGGTGGCGTGCTGACGGTACGGCGCATCTCGGCGGCCTTCAAGGACATCCCTGGCGGTCAAGTGCTCGGCCCGACGCTCGACTACAGCCACCGGGTGCTCGACCTCGGCGTGATCCAGCGCGGAGAAACCCGACATATGGTCGTAAAGGCTGCCGCCGCGCCGGCGCCGCGCCATTACCCGGCCCTGGCCGACTGGCAGCGCGCGGCGGGCCTGCTGCCCCCTGTCACACCCGAGGACGTTTCCCCGGATCAGATCCCGGATCAGACCCGTGAGCCCCTGCTGTTTCCCGCCCCCCGCGCCCAGCTGCTCCAGGGGCTCGCCCGCTCGGACACCGGCGGTACGCTCGCGCTGGGGTACTCGATCATGCGCGGGTATGGCCTGATCCACCCGACGGTGAACGAAGTCCGTCTTGGGTACGCCGACGTCCAGCTGATCCACCCGGTCACCGGCACGGTGTTCAGCGCCGGCCGCGTGCGGGTCTCGCAGGCGGAGATCGTCACTGAGTTCGCGGGCGACGGCGCGCGCCCGGAGCTGGCCCTGGGCTTCAGCGCCACACTCGGCTGGAACGAGGTCAAGACCATCGCCGCCGCCACCCTGGACATGAACATGAACCGGCAGGCGCACAGCGGGGCCCCGACCCATCCGGCCCACACGCCGGAATTCGTGCTGTACCACACCGAGGGCGTCGAGGCCTCAGGCTTCTGCATTCACTTCAAACTCCCGCACTACGTGACGTTCCAGTCGGCGCTGGAGGCCATGCGGCAGGTGCGCGCCGATCCGGGCGCCGTAAACCGGACCGCGGCGGAGGCCGGCGCATGA
- the phnH gene encoding phosphonate C-P lyase system protein PhnH, with the protein MTVHPVHAAPTQTPMAARTLVTFRALLAALSSPGEVIALPAGHDPFALIGETLLDLETSFHTPDAALRARLGDTGARPLPAHEADYIFFPVLDDAALAALREARRGDPLEPQRAATVIIGTTFVGDAVTLRGPGISGVRRAALGLPPAFWTQRLAALSYPLGWDAFLVAPDAVAGLPRTTRVEVD; encoded by the coding sequence ATGACGGTCCACCCGGTTCACGCCGCGCCCACCCAGACGCCCATGGCCGCCCGCACCCTGGTGACCTTCCGCGCCCTCCTGGCCGCCCTCTCCAGTCCGGGCGAGGTGATCGCGCTGCCTGCCGGCCACGACCCGTTCGCGCTGATCGGCGAGACGCTGCTCGACCTGGAGACCAGCTTCCACACGCCTGACGCCGCCCTGCGCGCCCGCCTGGGCGATACGGGCGCCCGTCCGCTGCCGGCCCACGAGGCCGACTACATCTTCTTTCCTGTGCTCGATGACGCCGCGCTGGCTGCCCTGCGCGAAGCGCGGCGCGGCGATCCCCTGGAACCCCAGCGCGCCGCGACCGTGATCATCGGAACGACCTTCGTGGGAGACGCTGTCACCCTGCGGGGCCCCGGCATCTCCGGCGTGCGCCGCGCCGCGCTCGGCCTGCCGCCGGCCTTCTGGACGCAGCGGCTGGCCGCGCTGTCGTACCCCCTGGGCTGGGACGCCTTCCTGGTGGCACCAGACGCGGTCGCCGGCCTGCCACGCACCACCCGTGTGGAGGTGGACTGA
- a CDS encoding phosphonate C-P lyase system protein PhnG: MSDDTTAGAMSAPWDQHRWLSVLAAAPAHAVKALADQVLPDLQRHGPLNVVHNRTGLVMLPYRDTVSGAPFHLGEVLVAEGHVRQANLTGYGACLGRDLEQALAVALLDLAAQHGGFEGLLRPFLVQHAAQQDHDTDTLLRQVEATRVHMETF; the protein is encoded by the coding sequence ATGAGCGACGACACCACGGCTGGGGCCATGTCCGCCCCCTGGGATCAGCACCGCTGGCTGAGCGTGCTCGCGGCAGCCCCGGCCCACGCAGTCAAGGCGCTCGCCGACCAGGTCCTCCCGGATCTGCAGCGTCACGGCCCACTGAACGTCGTGCACAACCGCACTGGACTGGTCATGTTGCCCTACCGCGACACGGTGAGCGGCGCGCCCTTCCACCTCGGCGAGGTGCTGGTCGCCGAGGGCCACGTGCGGCAGGCGAACCTGACGGGCTACGGCGCGTGCCTGGGCCGCGACCTGGAGCAGGCGCTGGCCGTCGCCCTGCTCGATCTGGCCGCGCAGCACGGCGGCTTCGAGGGACTGCTGCGTCCCTTCCTGGTTCAGCACGCCGCGCAGCAGGATCACGACACCGACACGTTGCTGCGTCAGGTCGAGGCCACCCGCGTCCATATGGAGACCTTCTGA